The sequence AGCTTATCCAGACCCCGGATGTTTTCCCGGGTTTGCTTCAGCATTTCCTCCCGCTTCCGTGCCCTTTCCGCAACTAGCTTTGCTATCGCTGCCTCCCTCTCTTCGGCTTTTACCTCCTCAAGGCCCATCTCTTGAATCGCTTTCTCTCCCTCCGGCGTTCCCGCCACCAGCAGGACACCAGTATCAAGTTTGGCGCAGAGCAGACCGATGGTGAGGTCAGCGCCCATGGGGGCCGGATATTCGCAGACCTGGCAGGCCTGGCGGAGGAGAGGGTCCTCTTTTCCCTCTCGAATTCGGTCCAGGAAATCCTCGGTCGGTGATGAGCTTTCCTGGACTGATTTCCCGTAGTCATCAATAGAGTAAGTCCCAAAACAATCAATGCCGATAAGGAGTAAATTTTCCAGCGAGGCCTGCTTGAGTTTCACCAGTTCGACGAGCGCCCTGAGTTCACAGGAGCGCAGCACAACGCCCAGCCGCTCCGGACTTGAAGATATCATGGTGATCCTGGAGACGAGGCGAGAGGAACTCACCGGCATCACTGGCGCCAGTGGATTGGCCCTTTGCAGTTGCTCCGGGCTGCTCACGATGGTCGGCACCACGTTGTCGCCGGTAGGCAGTTCCAAGGGTACCAGCAGCGCATCGACCAGTTTCTTTTCCAGGAGACCGGCCAGGAACTGGCGAATCGCCCCGAGTACGTCTTGGTTTTCAACAGGCAAAATTGCGTACCGCTCCATCTCCATTTCCTAAATGGACCAGTCCTTTCCCATTGGATTTGGCCCCAATTTCCTGGTTGACTCGGTGACTTCATTCATGGTGCGGGCAAACTTGGCGCCCTCGGCAGCGCTTATCCATTTTATCCAGACCCTATCGTCCTCAAGGCCGAGGGTACTCAGTACGGTCTTCAATATGGCCATTCTCCTTCTGGCCTTGAGATTTCCGGAGACGTAGTGGCAGTCGCCGGGAGGACATCCCCCCACCATCACGCCATCGGCCCCGCCGAGCAGTGCCCGCAAAACGTAAACCGGGTCCACCGACCCGCTGCACATGGTTCGGATGGGGCGGATATTGGCCGGGTACTGCATGCGGAGCGTGCCGGCGAGGTCGGCAGCGGTAGCCGTACACCAGTTGCAGAAGAAGCCCACGATTACCGGTTCAAACTCTCTTTCCTCGGCCACTTCATTACCTCCTTATTATCAAAGCGCGGCATCAATCAGTGAAAATACCTGCCTGTCCCTGAAGCCTCTTATTTTAGCGGCGCCACTGGGGCAGGCCACCACGCAGGCCCCGCAGCCCTGACACAAAGCCTCCCGTACCACAATCTCATTGCTTTCCTCATCTCTGGCTCTGGCATCGTAGGGGCAGACGGTGATGCACATCTCGCATTTGCGGCACAGCCTCTGAACAATCTCGGAGATTATTCTTCCGACTTTCAACTGCTTCGAAGTTAGCAGTGATATTGCTCTCCCGGCGGCGGCCCGTGCTTGGGCGATGGTCTCCTCGACGCTGCGCGGCGAGTGGGCCAGCCCGCAGACGTAGATGCCATCCTTCAGAAACTCCACCGGGCGGAATTTTTCCTCCGCCTCGTGGAAAAATCCGTCTTCATCCGTCTCCACCCCCAGGATATCGGCGAGCGCCCTGTTCTCATTGGGAACGACCCCCGTGCTCAGGACAACAAGGTCGGGTTCAAGCACCAGCTTGCCCCCCAACACCGGCTCCAAAAGCTCTACGGTCAACTTCCCGTTATCCTGTTTCACCTCTGGCCTGCTATCCGGCTCGTAGCGTATAAACTGCACGCCCTTTTCCCGCGCCAGAGTATAATATTCCTCTTTAAAGCCATAACTCATTATATCCCGGTGGAGAACGTTCACCTCGATGCCGGGATTGGCTTCCTTCAATTCTAACGCGTTCTTTATTGCCTGCGCGCAGCAGACGCGACTGCAATAGGGCCGGGCTTCGTCCCTGGAGCCAACGCATTGTATCATAACGACCGAGCTTAACCCACCCGGGCCGAGTTCTCCAGCAGACAGTCGCTTCTCCAGTTCCCGCTGCGTGATTACTTTTTTGTTTTGTCCATGCAGGTACTCTTGAGGGGAGTATTCCTCGCCACCGGTCGCCACAATGAGCGCACCAACCTCCAACGCATTGAAAGACCCGTCTTTCTCTTTAATGCTAATCCTGAAATTCCCGGCATAACCGCTCACCGCCGCCACCTCCGACTCCATATGCAGATGGATTTGAGAGCTGCCGCTCACCTGCTCTATGGTGTCCCTGAGCAACGGTCGCGTATCGCCGCTTTCCAGGGTAGAAAACACATCTTTAAGGTTTCCGCCCAGCTCCGGCGACCGCTCGACAAGGTGGACCTCGATTCCGTGCCGAGCGATGGCTAAAGCCGCCGTCATACCGGCAATGCCGCCACCGATGACCAGCGCGTGGGGTATCACCACGGTCGGTGGGATAGGCAGATATTCCAGTTGCCGGACGTCTTCCAGGGCCATGGCCAGCATGCTTTTCGTCTTTGCCAGTGCCGCGTCGGACTGGTCACGGTGCACCCAGACAACTTCTTCTCTGAGATTCACTACCTTGATTTTATCTGCATCAATTCCAGCCTCGACAGCCAATTTACCAAGCATGGATTCATTGACATACATGCCACACGCACCAAGTACCAGGCGGTTGACCTTGTGCTCCTTCACTCGCTTTTTTATTACTCCCAGCGAATCGCCCAGGCAGAGATATGACATCTGTTCGACGTGAACAACGCCCGGTAATTTACTGATATGATTTACTACCTGCTCAAGGTCAAGGGCAGATTCAATCTCACCGCCACAGCCGCACAGGAAAACGGCGATTTGCGGCTCTTCCTCTCCGGCTGGTTTCTCCGCCGGCTCTTTTTCCTTCAGGCGGGCTGGGGGTGAATTGAGCCATTTTGTCGCCTCGTCGGCGGCGGCACCGGCTTCGACCATGGTATCAACGATATCCTTGGGACTGGCCGCACTGCCACAAACATATATCCCCTCCCGCGACGTCTCTACCAAAGAGAACGGTCGCGTCTGGCAGAAGCCCCACCGGTTCGTTTCCAAGCCAAGAACCTGACAGAGCTCATGGAATTTCGGGGCTGGTGTCTGCCCCACGGAAAGCACGGCCATTTCAAATTCACGTTTGACTATTGAGCCATCATCTGAAGTCACGGTCAGCATCAGGTTATGGGTCTGCGGGTCTTCTTTCACCACCGGGACACGACAGCGGGTGAAGTTCACGCCGAGTTCATCCCTGGCCCGCTCATAGTAGCGATGGTAACCCTTGCCGAATGCCCTCAGG is a genomic window of Chloroflexota bacterium containing:
- a CDS encoding Coenzyme F420 hydrogenase/dehydrogenase, beta subunit C-terminal domain is translated as MERYAILPVENQDVLGAIRQFLAGLLEKKLVDALLVPLELPTGDNVVPTIVSSPEQLQRANPLAPVMPVSSSRLVSRITMISSSPERLGVVLRSCELRALVELVKLKQASLENLLLIGIDCFGTYSIDDYGKSVQESSSPTEDFLDRIREGKEDPLLRQACQVCEYPAPMGADLTIGLLCAKLDTGVLLVAGTPEGEKAIQEMGLEEVKAEEREAAIAKLVAERARKREEMLKQTRENIRGLDKL
- a CDS encoding FAD-dependent oxidoreductase; this encodes MAKSKAVLVIGAGVAGIKSSLDLAEAGYTVYLCERKPGIGGALIQMDTWFPDNHCSLCQMLPTLNRDLFSQSCLRRGLLHPNIELLYNTEITELQGKAGDLKATLSTKSTGVDSELCIGCGLCAEVCPVEVENQFDEGLSRKKAIDVPNPYANPRLYAIDWARCTRCGECVNRCPTKAIQLVEEESIRQLQVGAIILSTGFEEFDPRLATQYGYRRYPNVITSIELERILSPGGPFEGKLLRPSDSKTPASIAFLQCIGSRDRQRDYCSSACCMFAIKEATLIKQTCPQADVHIFFMDLRAFGKGYHRYYERARDELGVNFTRCRVPVVKEDPQTHNLMLTVTSDDGSIVKREFEMAVLSVGQTPAPKFHELCQVLGLETNRWGFCQTRPFSLVETSREGIYVCGSAASPKDIVDTMVEAGAAADEATKWLNSPPARLKEKEPAEKPAGEEEPQIAVFLCGCGGEIESALDLEQVVNHISKLPGVVHVEQMSYLCLGDSLGVIKKRVKEHKVNRLVLGACGMYVNESMLGKLAVEAGIDADKIKVVNLREEVVWVHRDQSDAALAKTKSMLAMALEDVRQLEYLPIPPTVVIPHALVIGGGIAGMTAALAIARHGIEVHLVERSPELGGNLKDVFSTLESGDTRPLLRDTIEQVSGSSQIHLHMESEVAAVSGYAGNFRISIKEKDGSFNALEVGALIVATGGEEYSPQEYLHGQNKKVITQRELEKRLSAGELGPGGLSSVVMIQCVGSRDEARPYCSRVCCAQAIKNALELKEANPGIEVNVLHRDIMSYGFKEEYYTLAREKGVQFIRYEPDSRPEVKQDNGKLTVELLEPVLGGKLVLEPDLVVLSTGVVPNENRALADILGVETDEDGFFHEAEEKFRPVEFLKDGIYVCGLAHSPRSVEETIAQARAAAGRAISLLTSKQLKVGRIISEIVQRLCRKCEMCITVCPYDARARDEESNEIVVREALCQGCGACVVACPSGAAKIRGFRDRQVFSLIDAAL
- a CDS encoding hydrogenase iron-sulfur subunit, coding for MAEEREFEPVIVGFFCNWCTATAADLAGTLRMQYPANIRPIRTMCSGSVDPVYVLRALLGGADGVMVGGCPPGDCHYVSGNLKARRRMAILKTVLSTLGLEDDRVWIKWISAAEGAKFARTMNEVTESTRKLGPNPMGKDWSI